The window AAGCAGCCGAGCGCGACGTGCCAGTGCAACGGCCCGACGTCGACGTCGCCGCGCCCGGCGTACCGCTCGATCAGCTCCGTCCCGGTGGGGAACCCGGCGCGCGGCCCGAGCCCGTCGGCGACCGGGTTGCCGGCGGCCGATTCGCTGCCGCCGAGCACGTCCCAGTAGGTCAGCAGCAGCCCCAGGTCGGCCAGCGGGTCGCCGAGGGTGGCCATCTCCCAGTCGAGCACGGCCCGTACGGCCACCGGGTCGACGGTGGCGAGCAGGTTGTCCAGCCGGTAGTCGCCGTGCACGATCCGGCCGGCGTTGGCGCCCTCCGGCACGGTGCCGGCGAGCAGGTCCCGCAGCTCCTCGATGCCGGGCAGCGGCCGGCTGCGGGACCGGTCGAGCTGGCCGGCCCACCGGCGGACCTGCCGCGCGAGGTAGCCCTCCGGGCGGCCGAAGTCGCCCAGCCCGACCGAGGCGGGCTCGACCGCGTGCAGCGCGGCGAGGGTGTCCATCATCGCCAGCGCCAGCTCCCGCCGCTGGCCGTCCGTGAGCGGGTCGGTCTGGGCTCGGGTGCGCAACACCTCGCCGTGCACGCGCTCCATCAGGTAGAAGGGCGCGCCGATCACCTCGGCGTCCTCGCAGAGCAGCAGCGCGGCGGGCACCGGCACGTCGGTCGGCGCCAGCGCGGAGATCACCCGGTACTCCCGGGCCATGTCGTGCGCGGTGGCCAGCACGTGCCCGAGCGGCGGGCGGCGCAGCACGACCTCGTGCCCGCCGGCGTGCAGCAGGTAGGTCAGGTTGGACTTGCCGCCGGCGATCAGCCGGGCCCGCAGCGGGCCGTCGGCCAGCTCGGGCCGGTGCCGGGCCAGGTGGGCGGCGAGCCGGTCGAGATCCAGCCCGCGGGGGGCGGCGGCGGGGCTGCTGCCCGGCCCGTGCGCGTCGACGGCCGGCTCGGTCATCCGTTTAGTTGATGGCAGCTCCGCCATGTTGTCAAGGTCGGGAGTTGACCCTCGGGACATGCCGCGGCAACAGGGGCGAAACGCCCACCGGCCAGGCTGGGGCCCAGCCTGCCGGCCAGCGGTGCCGGCCCGCCGAGCGGAGGGTTCAGACATGTTGCTGCGAGTTCGGGTCACCCTGCCGGACCGTCCGGGCACGCTCGGTCAGGTGGCGCGCACCATGGGCGTGTCCGGTGCGGACATCGTCCAGGTGGTCGTCCTGGAGCGGCTCGGCGGGCGGGCGGTGGACGACTTCACCGTGGTCTGGCCGGGCGCGGCGCGGGTCGAGCGGCTGCTCGCCGGGCTGGCGGCGATCCCCGGCGTCCGGGTGGACGGGGTGTGGCGGGCGATCGGCGCGCCCACCACCTCCGGGCAGGACGCCGAGCTGCTGGCCCAGGTCGCGGCCAACCCGGTCGACGGCGTCGCCACGCTGGTCGACGCCGTTCCCGGGCTGCTCGCCGCCGACTGGGCGGTCGCCGCGGTGGTGCCGGTGGACTGGGCCGCCCGGAGCGGGGCCGCCGGGGAGGCGACCGTCGGGTACGCGAGCTGGCGCGCGCCCGTACCGCCGCCGCTGCCGGAGGTGACCCCGCTGCGGGCCCGGGCGATCAGCACGCCCGGCGGCGCGCACGTCGCGGTCGCGCCGTTCGGCCGGGCCGGCCTGGTGCTGGTGGTGGCCCGGGAGTGCGCCGGTACGCCGGCCGCGGCGGCGTTCCACGCCACGGAGGTGGACCGGCTGGCGCAGCTCGTCCGGGCCGCCGCGGTGATCCTCGGCGACCGGCTCGACCTGGTCGGGGCGCCGCCGGTGACCGCCAAGCCCTGAGCCGGCCCCACGTCGCCGAGCCGG is drawn from Micromonospora sp. NBC_01740 and contains these coding sequences:
- a CDS encoding phosphotransferase family protein; the encoded protein is MTEPAVDAHGPGSSPAAAPRGLDLDRLAAHLARHRPELADGPLRARLIAGGKSNLTYLLHAGGHEVVLRRPPLGHVLATAHDMAREYRVISALAPTDVPVPAALLLCEDAEVIGAPFYLMERVHGEVLRTRAQTDPLTDGQRRELALAMMDTLAALHAVEPASVGLGDFGRPEGYLARQVRRWAGQLDRSRSRPLPGIEELRDLLAGTVPEGANAGRIVHGDYRLDNLLATVDPVAVRAVLDWEMATLGDPLADLGLLLTYWDVLGGSESAAGNPVADGLGPRAGFPTGTELIERYAGRGDVDVGPLHWHVALGCFKLAVICEGIHYRHTLGQTLGEGFDRIGDMVAPLVEHGLTAARER
- a CDS encoding amino acid-binding protein, translating into MLLRVRVTLPDRPGTLGQVARTMGVSGADIVQVVVLERLGGRAVDDFTVVWPGAARVERLLAGLAAIPGVRVDGVWRAIGAPTTSGQDAELLAQVAANPVDGVATLVDAVPGLLAADWAVAAVVPVDWAARSGAAGEATVGYASWRAPVPPPLPEVTPLRARAISTPGGAHVAVAPFGRAGLVLVVARECAGTPAAAAFHATEVDRLAQLVRAAAVILGDRLDLVGAPPVTAKP